The Buteo buteo chromosome 6, bButBut1.hap1.1, whole genome shotgun sequence genomic interval TCATGGGGAGGGAAGATGGGAGCTCACTCAGCGCGAGAAGGTGAAGCGGCTCCCAGTGGGGGAAGGATGCTGAAAAACATGCCCTTGTCTGGTCAGCCGCAGAACCTGTACACGCATGGGAAAGCTCTGAATAGTAGACATGGAGCTGCCGAGCCAGCGGCTGTCAACAAGGGATTCATCCAGTGCAAGACCAGTTCTGGATTTTGCTGATGGACACAGAGCCAAGTCTGAACTCATGGTGTGGGGTTCTGCCAGGAGCAGATACATCTATGccatccttctcccacccccttctcctgcctccctccctctcatGGGGGAAAGGGCTGAGCTGCTAGGCTGCCCAAAGAGAAGATGCTGCTTATGGGGCTTTTAGAAGCAATGGTGAGAGAAACCTCCACTTGTCCAGGATGCAGTGGTGCAAGGCTAGGATGCAGCCTCCTGTTCTGCCCTCTGTGCCTTGCTGGGACCTCTGTCTCTTTgatgcacagctctgcagaacagACTTCTGTACCTGTGGCTCTGTTGAGGGTTGTGCTCCCCAGCAGGAGCCAAGGGATGCACTGTAAGGGGAAGAGAATGCTGGCACAGAAAAGGGGCATGTCTCTgctctccttctgacacagGGTTACAGGTCAAAGGaacatttctgtattaaaatctGGGGCCTGTTTTCCAAAGATTTTTATGGAGAAGAGTCAGTATTTGTTAACCAGACTGCTGCATCTTTTCCTTCTGGGGTTTGCTTTGGAGGAGATGCTTGTATATTGGCAATGGTCCTGGACTAGACTactgaagagcagagcagggggagGAGTAATATACCTATCCAGGGCTGGGCATCCTGGCCTGCTGCTACCTTCACAGCTACTGCAAGGCACAAGGAAGGCCAAGGAGGTCTTTTGGCCCTCTGCTTTTAGGGGAGGAAACAAAGCTTACCTCCctttgctgttctgcctgtgatGAGTCATGTTGTCTCCTGTGCCTCTCATAGGTGTGTAGAGACAGAGGTTTTGAGGATCTCTGTGTTGCAGAGGGGTCACTTTGAGACTGCAGTGGAGGTACGGTCTCTGAGCACTTACTGGCCACTAGTTGTTTAGTGACATTTCTGAATGTGGCCCCAGTTTTGcagtggaggagcaggaggctgctggCAGAGCCAAGCTAGCAGCTCTTCCACCCCTCCACCAGGAGCTTGTGTCCCTCTATTATCTGCTGCACAGCTTCATGGTCGTCCAGGGTGGTTAGGTCCCCAAGCTCACTGGCCTTGTCCTCCACGATTTTCCTTAGCACCCGACGCATAATCTTCCCCGAGCGTGTCTTGGGCAGCCGGTGTGTGACCTAtgacagggaagagcagagctaaGGCTGAGGGAAAGGGGTTGGCCAGGCTGCTAGGGTGGGTGTTGGACTATCCTTCACGTGTTACCTGAACATACTCTGGAGCTGCATACTTAGCGATCTTCTTTGAGATCAACTCCCGTAGCTCAGCGGTGAGAGTCTCCTGCGTGTAGCCACTGTCCTTCTTCAGCACAACAAACACGTAGGCTCCTGGCAGAAGGACCACCAGGTTACTGAGCACTGTGCACAACATGCTTCCGAGAGCCTACCTGGACCTAGTGCCAGGAGAGGTCCCTCTTTGCTGGTAGTCTCCAGGGATGCTCTGTAGCCTGAGCTGTAAGTGCTTTTGCCATGGTGCTACTGCTGGCACCTTATGCAAAGCCCAGCTGGTCTTGTGTAGGTTGTGATGGCTGTGTCAAGATCCCCACTAACATGCTGTACGGCGTTGCCATGGCATTGCTGCCAGGGGTGGGTGTGGCAGTGCCACTTCCCACTGCAGTGCAATAGCCCCATGAGAGATGTTTCAGGGGCAGGAAAGCATCTTACCTTCTCCCTTGATCTCATGTGGGTAGCCGATGACAGCAGACTCTGCCACTGCCACGTGGTGATTCTGGAAGAGAACAGGACTAGGGTTTGGCTCAGTGCTTTCAGCAGGCTGGCTGCCACCTGGAAGCTGCCCTGACCCGgcttggctgctgcagcccacagTAACGCAGAGAGATAAGGAAGGGCCTCATATGCCCTCtgccctttttccttcttgcctCAGCAGGTCTGTCTGCAAACACAAGTCTTCCCCCTTGCCTCTGGCTGCTTTAGGCTTGTACCTTCTAGACCCTGTTCTGTGCCTCCAGGTTGCTCCACCAGGTCCCACAATCTACTGGCCTGTGGATGCTCCTCCTTAACAAGCCCGGCTGCCGCTTTGGGATTCACCCACTTACAGCATCAACCTTATCAGGCTTTGTCCCTCCCTTGCTGCAGAGAGCCAGAATGGCAAGGGAGAGGGCAGGCAGTTGTTCCCACAGTCAGACTGTAGGTCCAACACTGTTCCCATGTTTCTGTCCAAGTATTTCAAAGAGACTTCCTGAGCACCACCAGTGTGCCTTTGCTGTCCCCTTGGATGGCTTTACCTCCCACCCACACCACTTACCACAATATCCTCCACCTCTGCAGTGCCCAGCCGATGTCCGCTGATGTTAATGATGTCGTCCAGCCGTCCTGTCAGCTGGTAGTAGCCCTCACTCGTACGATACACACCATCCCCGGTGAAGAAGAACCCTGCAGTGGCCAGAACCGTGCCATGGTCACTTGTTGCAGTGAGCATgtcagctgcttcccagctgaaCTCTCACCTCACCCCCTTCTCCCCTCGTTTGGCACCAGGGCTCACATACTCCACTCCTTCCTCAACTGCTCAGGGTGAAGGTGCCTACTTTCCTTGTTAGTCTTCTGCCTCTGTTGGTACCTGCTCTGTCATGGGGCTCCTTCCCTCATTCTGCAGTGCGCTGGCTAATGCCCAGCCTGTCTCATCACCACAAGCCGGGAGCACTTTGTTTCAGTGCAGGTGCACGTGGTCCTGCAGGTTCTCCCCTTTCCTTCAAGACACACACTCTTGAGCTTGCTCAGTAACTCTGGCTGAGCGACAGAAGCTGACAGGGTTTGCACCAAAAGGCCTCTCTGTGCTCAAGGGGACTGGGGGCAGAAGGACAAATCCATTGCCCTAAAACCACATGTGATCCAATGGGGAAGGTTGGTGAGAGAGACCCATTCCCAGGGCAGTGCTGAGGTATCAGGCATGGGGAGATGAAGGGCCTCAATGCCGCGGGAGGGCCTGTGGAAGAACGAAGTAGCAGTACCAGCTCTCCTGAGTCCTGCCCCCATGCAGAAAATCAGTAAGCAGACCCAACTGTACCCAACTAAACACCTCTGCTGTGAcctacctttttttctgttttccttaccTGGATAAGGAGTCAGATAGGTTTCCAGAAATCTCTTGTGGTCATTGTAAATGGTTCGTGCCATACCTGGCCAGGCTTGCGAGATGCAAAGGGCTCcagaaatgttgttttccaGAAGGACGTTTCCCTGTAAAATAGTTAACATTTTAGTAACCATGGCTGAGGGTACTTGGGATGTTTAGTCATTGCCTATTTAACAACCCTGTGATGGAAATGTCAGGGAAGGCAGTGGGGAGAGTCCTGTGCCCCTGACTACAATGGGACAGACTCAGTGTCTCCCAGCAGATATCTGCAACTAGCCAACTACCATGGTGGGACACTGGGCCCCTCTAGGGAGGCTGGCTGTCCCTGCCTAGCTACTTCACCTTGGAAAGACATGTGCCAGGGAGCCCAAGCACAGGCTGTCTTGTCAGGACAGAGGaaactagcaaaaaaaattcaacttcTGCACTAGTTGGAAGAACAGCTTCACTGTTAATCCCCTTCCAGTAAAGAAGGTTACCATCTAGCAGAGGTGAGCAGGAAAGATGTGGTTACAGACCTCCGCTCCCATCAGCAAGTACATGCTGCAAGCGCCTGGGGGAAAGCAGGCCAAGCCagtgcccaggctgcaggttaTAAATGTACCTTGTCATCCAGGAGGGAGGGGCGGATTCCAAAAAAGGGTCTCATAGCCATGCCTGGAAGGATTTTCGCTCCAGGATTAGAAGGACGGGGTGAGATACAGATGCCTCCTGTTtctaaagcaaaagaaactgtAATGCTCATCAAAGTCAGGGACAAGAGAAAAGCCAGGTAGCACTGCTTGGCCAACAGCCTTTGCCCTGGCCCTCACTGCACCCTGCTGGACCACAGGCTGGGGCTGGTTTGCCAGagagctggggaaggaaggCTCTTTGCAGAAGGATGATCTTGCTCATGTAGTTCAGCAGAGATCTGCTCCCTGCCATCAATTCCCCCGTGTTTCTCTGGGTTAGCTTTAAAGgctatttctctctctcatgtTTTGGTGTCCATGGCCCCTTACGGCATTGCTCCTACAAGAGTGTCAGTAACAACCGTTCCCACTTGGCCAACAAAGCAGCAGGTCATTCCCAAAGCCTGGGAGAGCAGAAGCTGGAACGAGGGGTCGTACGCATCTTACCAGTTTGCCACCATGTGTCCACTACTGGGCACCGTGTCTCACCAACCACGTGGAAGTACCACTCCCAGGCCTCCTTGTTGATGGGTTCCCCCACTGCAAGGGGAAAGACAAAGGGACAAAGCTGAAAGAGCAGGTCAAAGACACAGCTTCCCAGGGCCTGCTCACAGAGCCACCCCCAAATAGCGCAGCCTCCTGACTTTCCACTCTCATGTGCTGCTGCTCTTAGCGTTTGTGGGAAGAGGCACAACCTGGTGCCCAAGGATTTGCTGCTCCAGCCCATGCCACTAGCAGTTACCTGAGCCGAGCACTTTGAGAGAAGAGCGGTCGTACTTCTTCACCCATTCATCGCCGTATCTCAGGAGAAGGCGGATGGCAGTGGGCGCTCCATAAAACTGGTTAATTTTTAACCTCTCCACTGTTTCCCAGTAGCGGCCTGGAATGGAAACGGGGCCAGTAACCATCCACACAGATCCTCCCAGCCCGAGACCAAGATAGAGGGAGAGGAGATGAGAGCAGTGCCTGGACCCTCAGCCAAGCTAATCCCACACTGGGAAGGACTAAAGCAGTCCAGGAGCAGCAGTGGCCCCTTTTCCTCCACATTACCTAGCTCTGCTACTCTCCAtgctgcagggagggatggggagaaacaGCTTCacccctggagaagcagcagtggcTTCCTAACCAGAGGAAAAGACTCTTGCCCTCGCAGCTGTCTGCTGGGCACAGTCCGCAGTCTGCTTCTGCGGCAGCAAAACCATTGCTGCCTGTGTCCTGGCATCAAgcctccagctccctgcctgctgtgggTCTCGCAGGGTGGCTGTGGCATATCCCAGCTCCTGCGACACCTTCTCACTCACCAGGGTTAGGATGGATGGGAGTGCTCtcaaaaaggactgtggtgcCACCATTGCAGAGGGGGCCGTAGACCACATAAGTGTGCCCTGTGATCCAGCCGATGTCTGCCACGCAGCCAAAGATATCCCTGTCCTGGTAGTTGAACACGTACTGCACAAGGGAGGAGAGGCAGTGAGGGGTATAGCCTGGGCCTGCCCTCCCAGCAAGGGGGACAACCGGGAGCAGCGTACCCTTTCTCCACCCTAATATTATGGTATCCTTCCGTTTTCCCACCACccctgcagggacaccttctTCCCGCAaagagttttttaaaacattatcagaaaaaaataaaatgtcaggtGATTTATGAAGGtgtgggaggagagagagacatttaaaaaaacaaacaaacaacacagcCAAATTTGCTCTTTTCCAAAGGAGAGAGCTAcagcctttccttccttctgctggTATCTAGGCAAGGTTGATCCAAGTATCCTGTCACATCAAAACAGGAGAACTTTCAGGGTGAGGATGGTCCCTCCCTCCGCACCTACATGACCACATGGAAGGAGAGGAGTTGTAAGCAAGGGCAATGCGGTGAAGGACTCCATGAGCCACTCCCAGGTGCCGCTGGGCTCCAAATACACAGTAAAGACTCAGGAAAACCCTGAGCTCAGCAAGGACCCCAGCGTAGGAGCACTGAGGCAGCAAGCAGATGGACCGTGAGATGCCTCAGCCCAGTAGCCCCAGCTTGCCCACAGGCGTTGGCACCTCTCCGCCTCAGCTGGGtgagcacagccctgcacctgcaggcaggcagaaagcagaacaaGCTCTTCTTCCCGCTGCCCCATTTATTCCTTAGGAGACCCTTTGCTGCAAGGCTGGAGCATAAGGGAATGAGCCTGCCCTGTGCAGGGTAGAACTGAGTGCCGTCAGACAGGCAGCAACGCGTCCAGCTTCCTCAAGCACTCTCCTTCATTTCCTTTACTCAGCACCAGGAAAGCTCCCCAGGGGCCGGTCTCCCACTAGCCCATCACTTCTCGCCTTCTGCTCTGGCATCTGCTGTTTAGGACCTTCCTGTCTCTTCCCGCAGCTCCCTGTCTGTAGGCTGCCAGCTGGGGACTCCAGGGCCGCAAGTGCTCCACGGTGCTCGTAATGGAAACTTCCCCTGCTTGCTCTGTCTCTTTTTAACCGAGTGGTGAATTATGGTAGCAGCGGTCTGCCCCATCCAACTGAGAGATCTGAGCGTGCCAGCCCTGTGTCGCAGTGTCCAGTGCTCCTGAGTGCTAACATGGCCACATGCTGCTCACTCCCTGCATTACTATTCTGGGATGGCAGCTCTGGCTCTCGCAAACCATCTCTGATGGTCTCGAGAGGGTCACTTATCATTCTGGGCGCAGCTGTACAGACAGCTCAGCTCACAGGAAAACCAAGGGCTTCCCTGCACACACCCCAGGAGGTCTGGCCTCCAGCACTCGTGGCTGACAGAGAAGACCCAGTCAGCACTTAGCTTGCTATATCATAGGGTGTGTGGTCTGAGGCACTACTGGAACTTCAGTCACACACAGGGAGAGCCAGGCCTAAAGCTAAGGGACTGTTCAGAGAAGAACTCCCTCTTCCAGAGGACTCTATATAATGTCTTAGGAAATGTCCCTTGTAACCATTCCTGCAGCCAAGTGCAGCTCCATGCTGTGCTCAGTGCCCTTTTATCCAGCTCTATTACAGCTGTTTGCTTTGGGCATGCTAGGGGTTAAAGgctttcctcttcccaaagATGACCCACACTCTTCAGGTATAGACCCTTTGACGTGAGGGCACTCACCAGCTTTTACAGATACCCTCAAATGTGCCCCTCCCAGAAGCACTGCCTTTGATCTCCCACCTGAGTTGTGGTTAGTTATATGTAGGGAAAGCAAGCCAGAGGTTTTAGAAGAAAATcggcttcttcctcctcacccaGTAATATAAAATTACCGTTGCAAGGCTGAGCATCCCATCCAATGATTCAGTCTAGGATAAGgcagtgaaagaagaaagccaAGAAGGTAGCTCAGAGGCCTACATGTTTGGGAAGCCCTGCTCCAGAGCATGTGTTGCTCTTCCCCACTACCTGTAGGCTGATGTGCTCTACTGGGCTGATGCCCTAGGAGGGCTTCCCAGAGACTTTGCTCTAGATAAGGATGAGCTCATGGTGCAACAAGGCAGTACATCTATTCCCTGCACTGCCTATGAACTGCTAGCTCATGAGCACCCTGTGGCTGGGATCCATTACCTTGTGTGTAAGAGCAGCAAACAGCAAGTAACCAGCCTGGGAATGAACCAGACCCTTGGGTTTGCCGGTACTGCCTGATGTGTAGAGAAGGAACAACATGTCTTCACTGTCCATGGCAGCAGGCTCGCAGCACGCATCCTCCTTCATCATCTCCTGCAGGACAGAGCACAGCAGTTCTCTCTTGGGGTCTCACAGGCTTCCCTGTGTTGTCCCTACACCGGCTTGAGCACCTCTCCCCTGAGCCTCCCTCTGAGCACCTGTGCTACCCTGCTCCCCCAGTGCCATCCTCCCTGCCTCTGCACCTCCCCTCCCTTTGCTCGCCAGCCTGAACTCTCTTTCGCCTTGCTGAGCTAGCAAACACTCTCCTCAGCCAGAGCAGACCTGCTGAGTAAGAGACAGCTATTCTTAAGCTGCCGCTGCTTTGACCAGCACAGAAGCCTTCCAGGAAGCCTTTCTAGCACGAATTGCTTGCAGATGGGATGGGCAGAGGCAAGGAGACCTCTGTGCAGCTCCAGGGAGCTAAGAGAAATGCACAGCAGGGGCTtacctcttcagaaaaagtgcTCCATGCTGGCGGCTTGGCCATCCTGTGTGCCGCAAATAATGGGCACACAAACAACTTCACTGCCTGCTTCCTCGCACACAAGCTGCCAACGGCGCTCACAGAGGGTGCCAGGTCCACCAGCAGAGCCATGTGTGACAGTGCAGTGGCAGTCCAAGGCTGGGCTCAGAACATGTCAGCCCATGTCTGGGGTGTTTCTAGCCCCTGCTCCACTCTGCTACGAGCCCTGGTTTGCACTGCCTGCCTCTGACAGTacagggctgctgctgtgggaagaGCCACCCGTTACCCATCCTGACAGCTCCTGGGACTGTCCTGAACTCATatgcagctccagctgccactgctgctgcaggacaaTGTCCCCACATCGTGTCAATGCCAGCAAAACTGTCATGGCCAGCCAGCACCCTCTCTCCAccccctgtccctgctcccagaGTGGGCACATTGCTCAGGGGAAGCCACAGTAGCACTGGACAGCTTctcacctcctccagcagcacatCCAGGGCTGTCATGGGAACCTTGCTGTCGGTCCTCATGGAAACCAGAATCCTTTTCACTCCTGGGCACTGCTTCACAGCCTGGTCCACTGTCTTCTTTAGCTCAATAACCTTGCCGCCTCTCAGGCCCTGGTTCACTGTGATCACTGTCTCCGACTGGGCTGCAGAATGCAGAAGAGCCACATAAGCAGCTCTGCCCCTCTCCATCAGTCACACAGCACTTTGGCTCTACCATGACCCCGCACCTCTCCTTCTGTCTCCCAGCCCCTGTTACTCATGTCCTCCATttagcaaaaccagcagctttgcATCTTTGTTTCCCATTCATTCCTGCCTGTGTTGCATCCCCTCAGAGTAGATGCTGTATCCCAGCTCTTCAGTCCCTTGGATGAAGGAGAGAACCAGTCCATCTCATGTGGTGTTAGTGAGCCCGTGCCATTTCCTGGGGTGCTAATCACTGCTCCATGGCCATACATCATGGCAGGACACCCTCAGTTAGCCCAGGGAGTCTTACTCAGAAAACCTTTGCCAGCAGCACAACCCTGAGCCCCCCAGCTGCCAAACCAACAAGCTCAGCACTGTCCCCCAAGGGAAACACATGTTCCTGTTACCCACTGGCTCTTACCATCCCGGATCCTGTCTGCTAGGGACTCTGCACTGAACCCGGCGAACACCACAGCGTGCACAGCCCCAATGCGGGCACAGGCCAGCATGCTAGCCACCGCCAGCGGGCATGGGGGCATGTAGATTGTCACCCTGTCACCCCGTTTCACCCCTTGCCGTTTCAAGGTGTTTCCCAGGCGGCACGTCAGCTCCAGCAGTTCCCTGCCCAAAGAAGCAATGGCACAGTTAGAGACTTTCTTGCAGATCTTACCTGTGTGCATAAAGTTGGGGGGCCTCAGAGTCACAGGTATGCAGCTTACATCCCTACGCACCCTAACCCCCCACGCTGGAAGTCCATGGGAGAGCTGTAAAATGTcagtgggaaggaaaggagaagacagTCACTAACATGGGCCgttatttatggaaaaaataaaacagaatggCCTCTGTACTCTCACTGGCCAGCATCAGGAGCAAGCCATTGGGCCAGCAATGGCCACTGGCAATTCTTCTGGCTCAGCAAGCCCACACCACCTCAGCTGACTTTCCCAATGGCAGCCTGCACATTTCTTATCAGCCTGTACAACTGGAGCGACACACTACCCTGCAAGGCTGGAAGCTACACGTGAGGAGTTAGATAGATGTCTTCCCCTATAAAAAAAGGGCCCCATGCTTTGCTAAAGCTGGGAA includes:
- the LOC142032078 gene encoding acetyl-coenzyme A synthetase 2-like, mitochondrial isoform X2 codes for the protein MMARLLARACCSKALPRGPRCPPGSVTARAWSNGPLTAYMPEAIAFPKPKDHQGLYKVSVEQGDAFWGALGRSRLTWITPFHSVQDCDLRQGRVSWFLGGQLNVSVNCLDRHVHVAPDKVALIWEKDEPGEEVQVTYRELLELTCRLGNTLKRQGVKRGDRVTIYMPPCPLAVASMLACARIGAVHAVVFAGFSAESLADRIRDAQSETVITVNQGLRGGKVIELKKTVDQAVKQCPGVKRILVSMRTDSKVPMTALDVLLEEEMMKEDACCEPAAMDSEDMLFLLYTSGSTGKPKGLVHSQAGYLLFAALTHKYVFNYQDRDIFGCVADIGWITGHTYVVYGPLCNGGTTVLFESTPIHPNPGRYWETVERLKINQFYGAPTAIRLLLRYGDEWVKKYDRSSLKVLGSVGEPINKEAWEWYFHVVGETRCPVVDTWWQTGGICISPRPSNPGAKILPGMAMRPFFGIRPSLLDDKGNVLLENNISGALCISQAWPGMARTIYNDHKRFLETYLTPYPGFFFTGDGVYRTSEGYYQLTGRLDDIINISGHRLGTAEVEDIVNHHVAVAESAVIGYPHEIKGEGAYVFVVLKKDSGYTQETLTAELRELISKKIAKYAAPEYVQVTHRLPKTRSGKIMRRVLRKIVEDKASELGDLTTLDDHEAVQQIIEGHKLLVEGWKSC
- the LOC142032078 gene encoding acetyl-coenzyme A synthetase 2-like, mitochondrial isoform X1 yields the protein MMARLLARACCSKALPRGPRCPPGSVTARAWSNGPLTAYMPEAIAFPKPKDHQGLYKVSVEQGDAFWGALGRSRLTWITPFHSVQDCDLRQGRVSWFLGGQLNVSVNCLDRHVHVAPDKVALIWEKDEPGEEVQVTYRELLELTCRLGNTLKRQGVKRGDRVTIYMPPCPLAVASMLACARIGAVHAVVFAGFSAESLADRIRDAQSETVITVNQGLRGGKVIELKKTVDQAVKQCPGVKRILVSMRTDSKVPMTALDVLLEEEMMKEDACCEPAAMDSEDMLFLLYTSGSTGKPKGLVHSQAGYLLFAALTHKYVFNYQDRDIFGCVADIGWITGHTYVVYGPLCNGGTTVLFESTPIHPNPGRYWETVERLKINQFYGAPTAIRLLLRYGDEWVKKYDRSSLKVLGSVGEPINKEAWEWYFHVVGETRCPVVDTWWQTETGGICISPRPSNPGAKILPGMAMRPFFGIRPSLLDDKGNVLLENNISGALCISQAWPGMARTIYNDHKRFLETYLTPYPGFFFTGDGVYRTSEGYYQLTGRLDDIINISGHRLGTAEVEDIVNHHVAVAESAVIGYPHEIKGEGAYVFVVLKKDSGYTQETLTAELRELISKKIAKYAAPEYVQVTHRLPKTRSGKIMRRVLRKIVEDKASELGDLTTLDDHEAVQQIIEGHKLLVEGWKSC